Proteins co-encoded in one Marmota flaviventris isolate mMarFla1 chromosome 9, mMarFla1.hap1, whole genome shotgun sequence genomic window:
- the Aip gene encoding AH receptor-interacting protein isoform X1, translating into MADIIARLREDGIQKRVIQEGRGELPSFQDGTKATFHYRTLHSDNEGTVLDDSRARGKPMELIIGKKFKLPVWETIVCTMREGEIAQFLCDIKHVVLYPLVAKSLRNIAAGKDPLEGQRHCCGIAQMHEHSSLGHADLDALQQNPQPLIFHMEMLKVESPGTYQQDPWAMTDEEKAKAVPLIHQEGNRLYREGQVKEAATKYYDAIACLKNLQMKEQPGSPDWIQLDQQITPLLLNYCQCKLVAQEYYEVLDHCSSILNKYDDNVKAYFKRGKAHAAVWNAQEAQADFAKVIELDPALAPVVSRELRALEARIRQKDEEDKARFRGIFSH; encoded by the exons ATGGCGGATATCATCGCAAGACTCCGAGAGGACGGGATCCAAAAGCGTGTAATACAGGAGGGGCGAGGAGAGCTCCCTAGCTTTCAGGATGGAACCAAG GCCACGTTCCACTACCGGACGCTACATAGTGACAATGAGGGCACAGTGTTGGATGACAGCCGGGCACGCGGGAAACCCATGGAACTCATCATTGGCAAGAAGTTCAAGCTTCCTGTGTGGGAGACCATAGTGTGCACCATGCGCGAGGGGGAGATTGCCCAGTTCCTCTGTGACATCAAG CATGTGGTCCTGTATCCGCTGGTGGCCAAGAGTCTCCGCAACATCGCGGCAGGCAAGGACCCCCTGGAGGGCCAGCGACACTGCTGTGGCATTGCCCAGATGCACGAGCACAGCTCTCTGGGCCACGCAGACCTGGATGCCCTGCAGCAGaacccccagcccctcatcttCCACATGGAGATGCTGAAG GTGGAGAGCCCTGGCACATACCAGCAGGACCCATGGGCGATGACAGATGAGGAGAAGGCAAAGGCAGTGCCACTCATCCACCAGGAAGGCAACCGGTTATACCGCGAGGGGCAGGTGAAGGAGGCCGCCACCAAGTACTACGATGCCATCGCCTGCCTCAAAAACCTGCAGATGAAG GAGCAGCCTGGGTCCCCTGACTGGATCCAGCTGGACCAGCAAATCACCCCGCTGCTGCTCAACTACTGCCAGTGCAAGCTGGTGGCCCAGGAGTACTACGAAGTGCTGGACCACTGCTCCTCCATCCTCAACAAGTATGACG ACAACGTCAAGGCCTACTTCAAGCGGGGCAAGGCCCATGCAGCCGTGTGGAATGCCCAGGAGGCCCAGGCTGACTTTGCCAAGGTAATAGAGCTGGACCCTGCCCTGGCGCCTGTTGTGAGCCGTGAGCTGAGGGCCCTGGAGGCACGGATCCGGCAGAAGGACGAGGAGGACAAGGCCCGCTTCCGGGGCATCTTCTCCCACTGA
- the Aip gene encoding AH receptor-interacting protein isoform X3, with protein MADIIARLREDGIQKRVIQEGRGELPSFQDGTKATFHYRTLHSDNEGTVLDDSRARGKPMELIIGKKFKLPVWETIVCTMREGEIAQFLCDIKHVVLYPLVAKSLRNIAAGKDPLEGQRHCCGIAQMHEHSSLGHADLDALQQNPQPLIFHMEMLKVESPGTYQQDPWAMTDEEKAKAVPLIHQEGNRLYREGQVKEAATKYYDAIACLKNLQMKEQPGSPDWIQLDQQITPLLLNYCQCKLVAQEYYEVLDHCSSILNKYDDNVKAYFKRGKAHAAVWNAQEAQADFAKGERQLWETGKEHMKDEE; from the exons ATGGCGGATATCATCGCAAGACTCCGAGAGGACGGGATCCAAAAGCGTGTAATACAGGAGGGGCGAGGAGAGCTCCCTAGCTTTCAGGATGGAACCAAG GCCACGTTCCACTACCGGACGCTACATAGTGACAATGAGGGCACAGTGTTGGATGACAGCCGGGCACGCGGGAAACCCATGGAACTCATCATTGGCAAGAAGTTCAAGCTTCCTGTGTGGGAGACCATAGTGTGCACCATGCGCGAGGGGGAGATTGCCCAGTTCCTCTGTGACATCAAG CATGTGGTCCTGTATCCGCTGGTGGCCAAGAGTCTCCGCAACATCGCGGCAGGCAAGGACCCCCTGGAGGGCCAGCGACACTGCTGTGGCATTGCCCAGATGCACGAGCACAGCTCTCTGGGCCACGCAGACCTGGATGCCCTGCAGCAGaacccccagcccctcatcttCCACATGGAGATGCTGAAG GTGGAGAGCCCTGGCACATACCAGCAGGACCCATGGGCGATGACAGATGAGGAGAAGGCAAAGGCAGTGCCACTCATCCACCAGGAAGGCAACCGGTTATACCGCGAGGGGCAGGTGAAGGAGGCCGCCACCAAGTACTACGATGCCATCGCCTGCCTCAAAAACCTGCAGATGAAG GAGCAGCCTGGGTCCCCTGACTGGATCCAGCTGGACCAGCAAATCACCCCGCTGCTGCTCAACTACTGCCAGTGCAAGCTGGTGGCCCAGGAGTACTACGAAGTGCTGGACCACTGCTCCTCCATCCTCAACAAGTATGACG ACAACGTCAAGGCCTACTTCAAGCGGGGCAAGGCCCATGCAGCCGTGTGGAATGCCCAGGAGGCCCAGGCTGACTTTGCCAAG
- the Aip gene encoding AH receptor-interacting protein isoform X4 codes for MADIIARLREDGIQKRVIQEGRGELPSFQDGTKATFHYRTLHSDNEGTVLDDSRARGKPMELIIGKKFKLPVWETIVCTMREGEIAQFLCDIKHVVLYPLVAKSLRNIAAGKDPLEGQRHCCGIAQMHEHSSLGHADLDALQQNPQPLIFHMEMLKVESPGTYQQDPWAMTDEEKAKAVPLIHQEGNRLYREGQVKEAATKYYDAIACLKNLQMKEQPGSPDWIQLDQQITPLLLNYCQCKLVAQEYYEVLDHCSSILNKQRQGLLQAGQGPCSRVECPGGPG; via the exons ATGGCGGATATCATCGCAAGACTCCGAGAGGACGGGATCCAAAAGCGTGTAATACAGGAGGGGCGAGGAGAGCTCCCTAGCTTTCAGGATGGAACCAAG GCCACGTTCCACTACCGGACGCTACATAGTGACAATGAGGGCACAGTGTTGGATGACAGCCGGGCACGCGGGAAACCCATGGAACTCATCATTGGCAAGAAGTTCAAGCTTCCTGTGTGGGAGACCATAGTGTGCACCATGCGCGAGGGGGAGATTGCCCAGTTCCTCTGTGACATCAAG CATGTGGTCCTGTATCCGCTGGTGGCCAAGAGTCTCCGCAACATCGCGGCAGGCAAGGACCCCCTGGAGGGCCAGCGACACTGCTGTGGCATTGCCCAGATGCACGAGCACAGCTCTCTGGGCCACGCAGACCTGGATGCCCTGCAGCAGaacccccagcccctcatcttCCACATGGAGATGCTGAAG GTGGAGAGCCCTGGCACATACCAGCAGGACCCATGGGCGATGACAGATGAGGAGAAGGCAAAGGCAGTGCCACTCATCCACCAGGAAGGCAACCGGTTATACCGCGAGGGGCAGGTGAAGGAGGCCGCCACCAAGTACTACGATGCCATCGCCTGCCTCAAAAACCTGCAGATGAAG GAGCAGCCTGGGTCCCCTGACTGGATCCAGCTGGACCAGCAAATCACCCCGCTGCTGCTCAACTACTGCCAGTGCAAGCTGGTGGCCCAGGAGTACTACGAAGTGCTGGACCACTGCTCCTCCATCCTCAACAA ACAACGTCAAGGCCTACTTCAAGCGGGGCAAGGCCCATGCAGCCGTGTGGAATGCCCAGGAGGCCCAGGCTGA